In a genomic window of Drosophila takahashii strain IR98-3 E-12201 chromosome 3L, DtakHiC1v2, whole genome shotgun sequence:
- the Mbs gene encoding protein phosphatase 1 regulatory subunit 12A isoform X18 — protein sequence MSFRSRSRAQAPLSSRRRSLSSSSRMTPSTGGSGVYNYNGSSYNSSGSTGRPLSTGYFPSSSGTSSYQSPYASVYSSRESLYGGGGASGGGRTSYGNASSRYDYGASKYHHHHQQFTSSNHYSNQHSHQPTASSGSSTNVTSSASTCHAPSIASASNATPATKTQQTHHGNRYYLQLQPTTASSASSGGGHHYSHLVVGKHLSQSHSYGQSKASALSSSLSTVSSSSSSSASANGTGGYDSSRYNPSSYSSAGSSYSASDRYVSPYSSSYDKGVTTASLSFKSPGLSSSNSFKNSRLLKTKSLSASNSSLNAAYGGPSSATNGVTSAGATVAAIAATRSNSLREQERKSRNRTRSKSAAQRSISASSEKSEGYESGSERTSRSRLGSTASTATTSESKSNDKSENGDGIDYKALWEAAKLENDKLKQMLKQKDDEAVQTRATLERFANATTKNSLSELEKRERRAMERKLSELEEELKQLDAYKSDNHRLKEENAALIRVISKLSK from the exons ATGTCCTTTCGCTCGAGATCACGAGCCCAGGCGCCGCTGTCCAGCCGCCGGCGATCGCTGTCGTCCAGTTCGCGAATGACTCCCTCGACTGGGGGATCCGGGGTGTATAACTACAATGGGAGTAGCTACAACAGTTCCGGCAGCACGGGACGACCCCTGAGCACGGGTTACTTTCCGAGCAGCAGTGGGACCTCCAGCTATCAGAGTCCCTATGCCAGTGTCTACAGCTCCAGGGAGAGTTTGTATGGCGGTGGAGGAGCCTCCGGCGGTGGCCGAACTTCCTATGGTAATGCCAGCAGTCGCTACGATTACGGGGCCTCCAagtatcatcatcatcatcagcagttCACCAGCTCCAACCACTATTCGAATCAGCATTCCCATCAGCCAACCGCAAGCAGTGGGTCATCGACGAATGTAACCTCATCCGCCTCCACATGCCATGCCCCATCCATAGCTTCTGCGTCCAATGCCACGCCAGCAACTAAAACGCAGCAAACGCACCATGGCAATCGCTACTATCTGCAGCTGCAGCCCACCACCGCTTCATCCGCTTCTTCGGGAGGAGGCCACCACTATAGCCACCTGGTGGTGGGCAAGCATTTAAGCCAAAGCCACTCATATGGTCAGTCTAAAGCCTCTGCTCTCTCCTCCTCTCTGTCCACCgtctcctcgtcgtcgtcgtcctccgCCTCCGCCAACGGAACAGGTGGTTACGACAGTTCCCGGTACAATCCCAGCTCCTATTCCTCGGCGGGATCTTCGTACTCAGCCAGCGATCGTTATGTCAGTCCCTATTCGAGCAGCTACGACAAGGGGGTGACCACCGCCTCGCTGAGCTTCAAGTCACCGGGCCTCAGTTCGTCGAACTCCTTTAAGAATTCTCGTCTGCTGAAGACCAAATCCCTGTCAGCATCGAATAGTAGCCTGAATGCAGCCTATGGTGGTCCATCGTCGGCCACAAATGGAGTGACCAGTGCCGGAGCCACAGTGGCTGCCATTGCGGCCACCAGGAGTAACTCTCTGCGGGAACAGGAGCGCAAGTCTCGAAATCGAACGCGGTCAAAGAGCGCGGCTCAGCGATCCATTAGTGCCTCCTCGGAAAAGAGTGAGGGATATGAA AGTGGCAGTGAGCGGACCTCTCGCTCCCGACTGGGCAGCACCGCCAGTACGGCCACCACCAGCGAGTCGAAGAGTAACGATAAGTCGGAGAATGGTGATGGCATTGACTACAAGGCGCTCTGGGAAGCTGCCAA ATTGGAGAACGATAAGTTGAAGCAGATGCTCAAGCAGAAGGACGACGAAGCCGTGCAGACACGTGCAACGCTGGAGAGATTCGCCAATGCC ACAACGAAAAATTCACTATCTGAACTCGAGAAACGCGAAAGAAGAGCTATGGAACGCAAGCTTTCCGAGTTGGAAGAAGAGCTCAAG CAACTCGATGCCTACAAGTCGGATAATCATCGCCTGAAGGAGGAGAACGCCGCGTTGATTAGAGTAATTAGCAAATTAAGTAAATGA
- the Mbs gene encoding sericin-2 isoform X20 — protein MSFRSRSRAQAPLSSRRRSLSSSSRMTPSTGGSGVYNYNGSSYNSSGSTGRPLSTGYFPSSSGTSSYQSPYASVYSSRESLYGGGGASGGGRTSYGGYDSSRYNPSSYSSAGSSYSASDRYVSPYSSSYDKGVTTASLSFKSPGLSSSNSFKNSRLLKTKSLSASNSSLNAAYGGPSSATNGVTSAGATVAAIAATRSNSLREQERKSRNRTRSKSAAQRSISASSEKSEGYESGSERTSRSRLGSTASTATTSESKSNDKSENGDGIDYKALWEAAKLENDKLKQMLKQKDDEAVQTRATLERFANATTKNSLSELEKRERRAMERKLSELEEELKLLQKLKTENDRLRAENRALTRVVSKLTTSAQSQLAKTK, from the exons ATGTCCTTTCGCTCGAGATCACGAGCCCAGGCGCCGCTGTCCAGCCGCCGGCGATCGCTGTCGTCCAGTTCGCGAATGACTCCCTCGACTGGGGGATCCGGGGTGTATAACTACAATGGGAGTAGCTACAACAGTTCCGGCAGCACGGGACGACCCCTGAGCACGGGTTACTTTCCGAGCAGCAGTGGGACCTCCAGCTATCAGAGTCCCTATGCCAGTGTCTACAGCTCCAGGGAGAGTTTGTATGGCGGTGGAGGAGCCTCCGGCGGTGGCCGAACTTCCTATG GTGGTTACGACAGTTCCCGGTACAATCCCAGCTCCTATTCCTCGGCGGGATCTTCGTACTCAGCCAGCGATCGTTATGTCAGTCCCTATTCGAGCAGCTACGACAAGGGGGTGACCACCGCCTCGCTGAGCTTCAAGTCACCGGGCCTCAGTTCGTCGAACTCCTTTAAGAATTCTCGTCTGCTGAAGACCAAATCCCTGTCAGCATCGAATAGTAGCCTGAATGCAGCCTATGGTGGTCCATCGTCGGCCACAAATGGAGTGACCAGTGCCGGAGCCACAGTGGCTGCCATTGCGGCCACCAGGAGTAACTCTCTGCGGGAACAGGAGCGCAAGTCTCGAAATCGAACGCGGTCAAAGAGCGCGGCTCAGCGATCCATTAGTGCCTCCTCGGAAAAGAGTGAGGGATATGAA AGTGGCAGTGAGCGGACCTCTCGCTCCCGACTGGGCAGCACCGCCAGTACGGCCACCACCAGCGAGTCGAAGAGTAACGATAAGTCGGAGAATGGTGATGGCATTGACTACAAGGCGCTCTGGGAAGCTGCCAA ATTGGAGAACGATAAGTTGAAGCAGATGCTCAAGCAGAAGGACGACGAAGCCGTGCAGACACGTGCAACGCTGGAGAGATTCGCCAATGCC ACAACGAAAAATTCACTATCTGAACTCGAGAAACGCGAAAGAAGAGCTATGGAACGCAAGCTTTCCGAGTTGGAAGAAGAGCTCAAG CTATTGCAGAAGCTAAAGACTGAGAACGATCGTCTGCGAGCCGAGAATCGGGCCCTCACGCGGGTCGTCTCCAAGCTGACCACCTCGGCTCAGAGTCAGCTGGCCAAGACCAAATAA
- the Mbs gene encoding uncharacterized protein Mbs isoform X19, translating to MSFRSRSRAQAPLSSRRRSLSSSSRMTPSTGGSGVYNYNGSSYNSSGSTGRPLSTGYFPSSSGTSSYQSPYASVYSSRESLYGGGGASGGGRTSYGNASSRYDYGASKYHHHHQQFTSSNHYSNQHSHQPTASSGSSTNVTSSASTCHAPSIASASNATPATKTQQTHHGNRYYLQLQPTTASSASSGGGHHYSHLVVGKHLSQSHSYGQSKASALSSSLSTVSSSSSSSASANGTGGYDSSRYNPSSYSSAGSSYSASDRYVSPYSSSYDKGVTTASLSFKSPGLSSSNSFKNSRLLKTKSLSASNSSLNAAYGGPSSATNGVTSAGATVAAIAATRSNSLREQERKSRNRTRSKSAAQRSISASSEKSEGYESGSERTSRSRLGSTASTATTSESKSNDKSENGDGIDYKALWEAAKLENDKLKQMLKQKDDEAVQTRATLERFANAQLDAYKSDNHRLKEENAALIRVISKLSK from the exons ATGTCCTTTCGCTCGAGATCACGAGCCCAGGCGCCGCTGTCCAGCCGCCGGCGATCGCTGTCGTCCAGTTCGCGAATGACTCCCTCGACTGGGGGATCCGGGGTGTATAACTACAATGGGAGTAGCTACAACAGTTCCGGCAGCACGGGACGACCCCTGAGCACGGGTTACTTTCCGAGCAGCAGTGGGACCTCCAGCTATCAGAGTCCCTATGCCAGTGTCTACAGCTCCAGGGAGAGTTTGTATGGCGGTGGAGGAGCCTCCGGCGGTGGCCGAACTTCCTATGGTAATGCCAGCAGTCGCTACGATTACGGGGCCTCCAagtatcatcatcatcatcagcagttCACCAGCTCCAACCACTATTCGAATCAGCATTCCCATCAGCCAACCGCAAGCAGTGGGTCATCGACGAATGTAACCTCATCCGCCTCCACATGCCATGCCCCATCCATAGCTTCTGCGTCCAATGCCACGCCAGCAACTAAAACGCAGCAAACGCACCATGGCAATCGCTACTATCTGCAGCTGCAGCCCACCACCGCTTCATCCGCTTCTTCGGGAGGAGGCCACCACTATAGCCACCTGGTGGTGGGCAAGCATTTAAGCCAAAGCCACTCATATGGTCAGTCTAAAGCCTCTGCTCTCTCCTCCTCTCTGTCCACCgtctcctcgtcgtcgtcgtcctccgCCTCCGCCAACGGAACAGGTGGTTACGACAGTTCCCGGTACAATCCCAGCTCCTATTCCTCGGCGGGATCTTCGTACTCAGCCAGCGATCGTTATGTCAGTCCCTATTCGAGCAGCTACGACAAGGGGGTGACCACCGCCTCGCTGAGCTTCAAGTCACCGGGCCTCAGTTCGTCGAACTCCTTTAAGAATTCTCGTCTGCTGAAGACCAAATCCCTGTCAGCATCGAATAGTAGCCTGAATGCAGCCTATGGTGGTCCATCGTCGGCCACAAATGGAGTGACCAGTGCCGGAGCCACAGTGGCTGCCATTGCGGCCACCAGGAGTAACTCTCTGCGGGAACAGGAGCGCAAGTCTCGAAATCGAACGCGGTCAAAGAGCGCGGCTCAGCGATCCATTAGTGCCTCCTCGGAAAAGAGTGAGGGATATGAA AGTGGCAGTGAGCGGACCTCTCGCTCCCGACTGGGCAGCACCGCCAGTACGGCCACCACCAGCGAGTCGAAGAGTAACGATAAGTCGGAGAATGGTGATGGCATTGACTACAAGGCGCTCTGGGAAGCTGCCAA ATTGGAGAACGATAAGTTGAAGCAGATGCTCAAGCAGAAGGACGACGAAGCCGTGCAGACACGTGCAACGCTGGAGAGATTCGCCAATGCC CAACTCGATGCCTACAAGTCGGATAATCATCGCCTGAAGGAGGAGAACGCCGCGTTGATTAGAGTAATTAGCAAATTAAGTAAATGA
- the Mbs gene encoding uncharacterized protein Mbs isoform X17 translates to MSFRSRSRAQAPLSSRRRSLSSSSRMTPSTGGSGVYNYNGSSYNSSGSTGRPLSTGYFPSSSGTSSYQSPYASVYSSRESLYGGGGASGGGRTSYGNASSRYDYGASKYHHHHQQFTSSNHYSNQHSHQPTASSGSSTNVTSSASTCHAPSIASASNATPATKTQQTHHGNRYYLQLQPTTASSASSGGGHHYSHLVVGKHLSQSHSYGQSKASALSSSLSTVSSSSSSSASANGTGGYDSSRYNPSSYSSAGSSYSASDRYVSPYSSSYDKGVTTASLSFKSPGLSSSNSFKNSRLLKTKSLSASNSSLNAAYGGPSSATNGVTSAGATVAAIAATRSNSLREQERKSRNRTRSKSAAQRSISASSEKSEGYESGSERTSRSRLGSTASTATTSESKSNDKSENGDGIDYKALWEAAKLENDKLKQMLKQKDDEAVQTRATLERFANATTKNSLSELEKRERRAMERKLSELEEELKLLQKLKTENDRLRAENRALTRVVSKLTTSAQSQLAKTK, encoded by the exons ATGTCCTTTCGCTCGAGATCACGAGCCCAGGCGCCGCTGTCCAGCCGCCGGCGATCGCTGTCGTCCAGTTCGCGAATGACTCCCTCGACTGGGGGATCCGGGGTGTATAACTACAATGGGAGTAGCTACAACAGTTCCGGCAGCACGGGACGACCCCTGAGCACGGGTTACTTTCCGAGCAGCAGTGGGACCTCCAGCTATCAGAGTCCCTATGCCAGTGTCTACAGCTCCAGGGAGAGTTTGTATGGCGGTGGAGGAGCCTCCGGCGGTGGCCGAACTTCCTATGGTAATGCCAGCAGTCGCTACGATTACGGGGCCTCCAagtatcatcatcatcatcagcagttCACCAGCTCCAACCACTATTCGAATCAGCATTCCCATCAGCCAACCGCAAGCAGTGGGTCATCGACGAATGTAACCTCATCCGCCTCCACATGCCATGCCCCATCCATAGCTTCTGCGTCCAATGCCACGCCAGCAACTAAAACGCAGCAAACGCACCATGGCAATCGCTACTATCTGCAGCTGCAGCCCACCACCGCTTCATCCGCTTCTTCGGGAGGAGGCCACCACTATAGCCACCTGGTGGTGGGCAAGCATTTAAGCCAAAGCCACTCATATGGTCAGTCTAAAGCCTCTGCTCTCTCCTCCTCTCTGTCCACCgtctcctcgtcgtcgtcgtcctccgCCTCCGCCAACGGAACAGGTGGTTACGACAGTTCCCGGTACAATCCCAGCTCCTATTCCTCGGCGGGATCTTCGTACTCAGCCAGCGATCGTTATGTCAGTCCCTATTCGAGCAGCTACGACAAGGGGGTGACCACCGCCTCGCTGAGCTTCAAGTCACCGGGCCTCAGTTCGTCGAACTCCTTTAAGAATTCTCGTCTGCTGAAGACCAAATCCCTGTCAGCATCGAATAGTAGCCTGAATGCAGCCTATGGTGGTCCATCGTCGGCCACAAATGGAGTGACCAGTGCCGGAGCCACAGTGGCTGCCATTGCGGCCACCAGGAGTAACTCTCTGCGGGAACAGGAGCGCAAGTCTCGAAATCGAACGCGGTCAAAGAGCGCGGCTCAGCGATCCATTAGTGCCTCCTCGGAAAAGAGTGAGGGATATGAA AGTGGCAGTGAGCGGACCTCTCGCTCCCGACTGGGCAGCACCGCCAGTACGGCCACCACCAGCGAGTCGAAGAGTAACGATAAGTCGGAGAATGGTGATGGCATTGACTACAAGGCGCTCTGGGAAGCTGCCAA ATTGGAGAACGATAAGTTGAAGCAGATGCTCAAGCAGAAGGACGACGAAGCCGTGCAGACACGTGCAACGCTGGAGAGATTCGCCAATGCC ACAACGAAAAATTCACTATCTGAACTCGAGAAACGCGAAAGAAGAGCTATGGAACGCAAGCTTTCCGAGTTGGAAGAAGAGCTCAAG CTATTGCAGAAGCTAAAGACTGAGAACGATCGTCTGCGAGCCGAGAATCGGGCCCTCACGCGGGTCGTCTCCAAGCTGACCACCTCGGCTCAGAGTCAGCTGGCCAAGACCAAATAA